Within the Eucalyptus grandis isolate ANBG69807.140 chromosome 1, ASM1654582v1, whole genome shotgun sequence genome, the region ATCAATTATGTTAAATAACCTGTTTGGGTTAAACACAAAAATCGAGGATCAATTTTCTTTGGATTTGTAAGTACTCTAAAGATGACAATTTCTAGGATGGGACAAAAGTACTATGTCGACAAAATACAAAGTTAGTAGATACAGATTCGCAGTGATTAAAGCTTGTATGATTATTGTGTTGACCCACTTGACACGATTGATAAATAAATTGCGTCCATGTTCATCTCACGTCAGTATTACTTTGACATAAAATGGACATCCACCCATGAAATATCTAATTAGTTCTTAACTCTGATGAATGCATTGGTTTTTCCTGATGAAATAGCGGGTGCAGTCCCAGTGAAATATTCTGTAAAAGTGGATTCTTCCGCAAATGTTGGCGTCCTGATTCGCTACATCCATTTCGCAGGCGTTTCGTTCATAAACAGAAGACTTAGGCAAATGATTTCAGAGAGTGTGTTGAGCATTTGAGTGGGGCGGGAATGGTCTTGTAAGTCTCTAACACATCGGAACAGATTGCTTTTGCCCtcggaaaaaggaagagaaaccgCGTGATATGAGCGAATCGTTTGTGACTTAGGCCGAACTTATTGATTCTTTGACGTCATTCCTGGAAGTCTTCTTCAGATATGCGGCCCACCAGAAGAAAAGGGGAAGGGCCCGAGAAAGACGGGCTAAGAATTGCCAGTTTAAGCTTTTACGTGCTCACCTGCAAAAACATCGTTAAAGTTCTCCTTATCTACGTGACGGATTTGAGTGATCTGAGCTTCAATTTTCCTTCTAGGAGTCCAAAAGCCGAACCGTGGTCTTCGAATTTGCCACAGTCGATCTCACTGAAGATCCTCCCCATGTTGGTTTGGACTCGCTGCCTTCTTCTTGATCATCAGCGGTTTGCCTGCCGTATATTCCCGGTTGCAATTTCAAGAAACCAATGACATCCCGCCAGGCCACTGCCGGGGCTTCGCTGCACCAGACAATTCAGTCTTCCGAATCTGGTTGTTCATGTTGTAGGCTAAGTGAATCTCTCCCGCTTCCCGGTTCTGATCTGAAGGTTTGCCATGGACGCCTTAAAAAGGTTCGCGTTCCATGAGCTATAGGCAGCTACCAACCACTTACAGCGGTGAAAAAACTGTGGGTAGGGCCGGGTTTGGCTGTGTATATGAAGGATTCTTATGTTCATTTGTTGACTCTTAGGTTGTTATATAGTGAAGTGAGACTTCATCCAACACCCACGCTGGTAGTTCGCCTGTTTCCAAAGGGCATCCTGTTCCACTATTGTTTCCAAAGGGCATCCTGTTAGGCTAGATTGAGCAGaagtaaaaaaatgaataagaaaatgACGTTTGAAGGGAAAATCGATGAGATAAGCTAGGATTCATGGATTAAATACAGAAGTTCCCAGGGTAATTCGGAACGACTGGACCTTTCATTAGAAATGCAGGTACAGGAGGGATTCCTCATATGAAGGTTGTAATCAGTTCCATTTGATTACTTCCTTGATTTGGAAGGGCTTACGGAGCAATTTTATGGGTCTATGCTGGCTAAACTGCATCCAGAAGCAGCATAGGAATTCTAAATGTTGGACTAATTTTCTAACAAAGATCAACGTACCAAGACCGGCGAAGTGAAAGTGACCAGGGTGACTGACTCGTACGAGTCATCGCTTGGTGGGACATAACAAGCATTATCAAGCCTTTTTCTATTGGCTTTGTTAAGTATGGACGACCAAAATGATTTAAGTCTGAATATGCAGACTCCGCTCAGGCTCACCTCTGCAGCAGAaaatcttcttccttccttcttcagtCCCGTtctttaaacaagaaaaatttcgTGCAATCCAAGTTTGGATTCCGAGGAGTGCTGTGTTTTAGGACAGCAAGAAACTATGGTCTTCAAGTTTTCCACCTTCAACCTCACCGAAGATCCCCCTGATTTTAATCTGCCTTCGCCACCTGCTTCTCAGTCATTGACGACTTGTCTGCCGCTTAATCATGCTGGCTGCAGTTTCATCAAAGCTATAACACCCTGCCAGGTCACTGCCGGTGCTTCTCTTTGCCTGGCCAATTCAGCTTCCACGTTTGATTGCTGGAGGCCAAGCGAATCGGTCCAATGTCCAGTGGAAGGATGCCTTAAAAGGTTCACTTTCGACGAGCTGAAGGTTGCTACCAACAACTTCAGTGAGACAAAGAAGGTGGGTGAGGGTCTGTATGGTTGCGTGTATGAAGGAATTTTGCGGGATGATTCCAGGGTGGCGATAAAAATATTCGCTAGACGTACCTCTCAGGCATGTAGATTCCATGCTGAAGTAAAATTGGGGACCATGATCTGTCATCGGAATCTGGCTCGGGTTCAAGGCTTTTGTCTGTCGTCGGAGCATGGAGAATACATGCTTGTGTACAATTTCATGGTGAACGGAAGTCTGGACTCACTTTTAAGAGGGCAGCTCCCACTTGATTGGCCCGCCAGGAAGAAGATAGCGATTGGAGCTGCTAGAGGGCTCTCCCATTTGCATGATCTGGGGATAATTCACAGGGACATTAAACCCGAGGTTATACTGTTGGATGAGGACTTTGAGGCTTATGTTGCAGATTCTGGGACAGCCCTGTTTATGGACGAGGACAGAGGGAAGGCTGTTTCCGAAGGAGAACCCAGCGGTGAAGATGCTTATTTTAACGACTGCCCAATGGGGACACTTCATTACATGGATCCAGAGCACTTTACAGGAAAAAACTCGGTAAAGAGCGATGTTTATGGGTTTGGACTGACGCTTCTTGAACTCATAAGCGGTCGAAGAGCTTGGGAAACGATCTGCCTCGATGGAAATAAATTGGTGCTGCTCCAGTGGGCACATGCCCTTTCAGAAAACGAACAATTAGAAAGGCTAGTCGATACCAATATGCCTTGCGGCTATGACAAGAGCGAAGTCGAGAAAACCGTTCGCCTGGCTCTACTTTGCACACAGCTCGACCCCGAAAAGCGACCTTATATGGCTGAAGCAGTCCTATCTCTTGAAGGAATTATTAGCTTGGAGAAAAGATAGGAGACGTATCAAACCGATGCTGTGATAAGATTTGAGAACGCATACTTGGATTCGAGTTCGGGCGACTTCACTCCTTGTCACAACGAAGAAGGATTATATGGTCCTAGATGATCCTTCCATGACCGTGTTCCTCAAGATTCAACCGTGAGATTGTGGCTTCCTCAGCTTGTGAATCAGACAGTTTAATCAGTTTGTTCATAGCGAGATGGTGacacttttgtttttcttttccttttctcccaCCCCGGGTAGAAAACAGTAACTTGGATTAAGGATACTGCATGTTATCACTAGAGCTTCTGGCATTCTCATTTCTCAAATTACGTTTCCAAGGTGATACCAATGCAATATTTATACCGATCTTGACCTTTTGATTTGAAAgtgaaatgtttttttttttttttttgcgtgcTCGacttgaattaaaattcaatatttAGATCGTCGGTTTTGCAGATCGTCGAGAAACATTGAGCAGGTCTCatctaaaatctaaaattaggAAATTAGGAAATTAGGAAACAGTGACGAGATGAATGCCCAAAACCCCAAATACCATAAGCCATTCGACACGTCCCCTTGTTGGCTCTCTGCTTTGCAGAAACAGATGTCCATGGGGGTGAGATTTCTCCTGCTTTGTCAAGAACCAGGTCGAAGAGGATATGGAAACCCTAATTCTGAGATCTTATCAGAAATAATTTACGGGACCTGTTTCAAGAACTTCCATTTggtaagattaaaaaaatttacagctCTGTTTCAAAGGGGGAAAGTTGTTTATAATTGGGTACAAAAGTTCACTCGTAGTCATTGTTAACCTCTTTCGGGTAAtattattttgggaaaattccaaaatgagATCCAAAGTACcatcttttttttcaaataagggcccgaAGTGGACCTTGTTTCAAATAGGGATCtgaagtgccatcattttctcaaataaggacctgaaatggATGTTGTTTCAAATGATGACTTAAATTGGTTatgtttgttttaaataaggacctgaCTTGTTGGCGATCAAGggtattttcatctttttccattttctgcctttttttcctttcttttttctttcctctttttttttttttttggttcttcttcttactCTTCGCCGGTGGCCTGACCACCGGCGATGCCCACAAAGGGCTGGGCGAGGGTCACCCACGTCAACCCTTACTAGGAGCTAGCGAGGGCCAACCTCGTAGATGGCCcctgggtgagggtcgccaCGCCCGAGCGACGCCATCCCTTGCCTGTGGCTAGCGTGGATGGCCCTCACCGGCGAAGGCGACCCTTGCCTAGCCCTTTGTGGGCGTCGTTGATGGTCGGTAGTCAtcgacgaagaggaagaagaaccagaaaaagaaaagggaaaaaaagggaaaaaaaaatgccaaatgatgaaaatacccTTGATCGATCGAAAAATTTAGCTAGTCGGCAACCAAGAGGTCGGGTCCTTattttg harbors:
- the LOC104444434 gene encoding BRASSINOSTEROID INSENSITIVE 1-associated receptor kinase 1, translated to MVFKFSTFNLTEDPPDFNLPSPPASQSLTTCLPLNHAGCSFIKAITPCQVTAGASLCLANSASTFDCWRPSESVQCPVEGCLKRFTFDELKVATNNFSETKKVGEGLYGCVYEGILRDDSRVAIKIFARRTSQACRFHAEVKLGTMICHRNLARVQGFCLSSEHGEYMLVYNFMVNGSLDSLLRGQLPLDWPARKKIAIGAARGLSHLHDLGIIHRDIKPEVILLDEDFEAYVADSGTALFMDEDRGKAVSEGEPSGEDAYFNDCPMGTLHYMDPEHFTGKNSVKSDVYGFGLTLLELISGRRAWETICLDGNKLVLLQWAHALSENEQLERLVDTNMPCGYDKSEVEKTVRLALLCTQLDPEKRPYMAEAVLSLEGIISLEKR